ACTTGAActacctttttttaaaaaaaaaagaaaaaaaacatgctcatattgaactgCAGCACTCGGCTCAGCTCACAACAAGCTCAAAAAGCCTATTCAGCATGGCCTGTAGTCACCTTTCTCCGCCATGAATATGAATCTGTTGGTGTGAGTACGAGGTCAGGGCTGCGAGTGCCCGGCTCCATGTTAGGTTGCAGAAACCTCATTATGTAGATCCGGCATCTCATCACTAGAGGGCAGCCACAGGTCAAGGCAGAGACCAGGAAATCAGCACATTAGAGTCAGCGTACTCTAACACAATGAATGTCTGCTGCAGCGGAGGGAGACCTGGATCCTTTAATCACTATTAGTGGCACTGCTCTAGAGAGTTGTGTAAAGAACCGGATCCTTTAATCACCAGGCCTGGCAATAGTTCTCATGGGTTGTTTTTGTCAGGTCATCATGTTCTCTACTCTCTGTTTTTtaccctctctccttcccccttaTCTTCTATTGACTCTGCTGTCGTACTGTTATGTGTCCCTGCAGAGCTGTATAACATCTGCCTGTCCCGGGCTAAAGAGAAGTGGAAGAACATGCCAGCGCTCGCCTCAGAGACTGAAATTGAAGGTAGAGGAAGAACAGAAACCCCTCTCTCCTTCGCCTTTTCTCGCTTTCTCCTTTAATGTTCAACCGCTCAATCTGATTTATACTCATCACAGGCAAACATAAAATCTTAAGTGCGTTTTGATGTTACTTGGGTATCAGATCTGCATCTTTCAGTATGTTTCCAAGTATGCTGATACGCAGCATCCAGTAGTCAGAGATGGTAAATGTTTGAAAggccttcttttgtttttcctgcatGTTTCTCAATgtgctcctctcttcttttctctccgtCCTGTTTGGCAGATGCCGGTTCGTCGGACCGGGAGTCGAGCCTGGAGCTGATCAAGCTGGACATCTCCAGGACCTTCCCCCAACTCTGTATCTTCCAGCAGGTCAGTGGGAGAAGCTCAGCCACCGCCAACAATATATTCTCCCATCGGACCACTAGCAGTGTTTCCATCTGACTGTCGAAGAATGAGATAATAATGATGAAAgtattctggcacaacttcacccaCTAATGAGGTGCATGGAATGGGCTGGTAACACTGGAGAAGAAtagattccagcaacacttgcagtactgagGACAAATATTTATAAGTAAAAACCAACACGTTTCGGCTCGTGGCCTTCGTCAGGGTTTGTAAAACAATACATCTAAAAGCctatatatatacaatacataAGCACACTAGAATCAACCAATAGAATAAGAGACAATGGGAGTAACGGCCAATAGATTACTAACACATACCGGAACAGAGGATGTGGTCATGTGACAAACCAAAAGCCTACCCACCGGTTACCAGCAAGATTCAGTTCAGCAAAAGTGCCATCCCACAGGTTCCTATTCCCTTATGACAAGAGGGCACAGGAGGATACAACATTTAAAAGGTTACAGCACAAAAtcagaaatgaataaaaaaatcaattaaaagaataaataaaaggaTACAAACTCTTGAGTGTAAAGTTCTTATTCATACCCTCCGGAAATAAACCTTTAAGATAAAATATCCCTCTTTTTTCCCATGTTGTTAATATTGCCACCTCTTTGGTTGGGTTTAATCTGTTCAATGCCaataaaaaaaggaggaaatgtGGGGATTAGTTTGATTTAAAGTGTCTGGCAACTGGATTAGTTGAGGCGAATAAACAGGCTTCCTGAATGCAAGAACAAAACGCATGCACAAAAAAAGTAGAAACAGtatttcaagaattgatttggattgggcaagttgttattgtgtGTTGAGTGTCAGGTGACAGTATTTTAATGCAACACTTACTGGCCATAAAACCACAATTGCCATCTTAAACATTCAATGAcagtggtggacagatattttataGACATTTCAGGATGTCCAAAGCCACTTTGAACCATTTATCTGGCTGATCATGGCAAGACGTAATTTATTTGATGAATGTgtttccattgctatttattGCATAATATTGCACGCAGCAAATAGTagaatacagcaaagaaaataaaaagaaaaaaataattaaacataatataaacaagacaaacaaaatagTGATCACCATTtgatatattgttttttatattcaattttttctgtttttattctattttctttgctgtatcctattacctTCTGCTGTGTTTCCTTCACAAAGGTCATAAAAGTTCATCATAATTCACAATAAAATGACTTGAGCTAATTTTAGCCAACAACAGCCCACTCACGTAATTTTCAGCGAAGGTCAGTAGTGGTGGCATTGCTTTAGGAAGGCTTGCATCGAAGTAAATGTGACAGTGGAATTTCTgagtgatggtgtgtgtgttccattgTCTTAATTTCCTCTGTGTGTACCATCAGGGCGGGCCCTACTATGATGTGCTGCACAGCATCCTGGGAGCGTACACTTGTTACCGGCCAGACGTCGGCTAcgtaagtcacacacacacacacacacacacacagtgctgtcAGTGTCGCTGGCTTATTCCTCCATGTAATTGAAGTGTACACTTGAGCAAAGCATTAGATGCCATTGTGATACTTTGGCACACATTAATACATCAACTCAGTTATTATACTTTTAATATTGCTTTTTATCGCTCTAGCTTTGTGTGCATAGCCACCACAGGGTCATAACACTGACGGATACAAACGTGGTTTCTCTCATAGAGGCCCATTCATTTCACCAACAGTAGCTGGAGTCTCCGTCCTTGAAACTGACAAATGGTTTTGTACTTCATCCGGTGTTGCTGTTAAAATGAATGGCCTTCAGCAACAGAGCCTGGACTGTTATGAGTTTTAACAGCGTTGTTGCAACAGACGCCAACCCTACACATCATCACTGACAGAAACACAACTTTTTCCGCACccgctgggtttccatccaagtattttttatAGAAATAATGATGTATacaattagaaaagctgaatgaaaCAGCAAATTACTATATCATTTCCTCAGTATcgccaaaaaaaagtttttctgcTCGCTTGAGAagaagaatttttttttgtcgaCAGAAACACCAATGGAAATGTGTGCAATAGGTGGAAGCCTATCTATTCACTCAATTTCAAAAGTTCAGTCAAAATTTCGTTTGACAGTTGGATTTAAGACTCACTAGTGATACAAGCAGATATCTTTTTCTGCATTTAATTCGCTCCCAGTGCTGTGAAACGCATTGCCCAGCGCTACAAAAAGTGCAGGTGATTTACCGGTTAACAAACCTCAACCTCTTTCCTTCCGTCCCTCcgcccctctttcctctccaagGGGAAAAGCCGTCCATAAGCCTCCTCATAAGTGACTCATTTCTGTCTGCTCTCAGCCTCACATTACCCACTGCAGCTCTGACCTTCCTCCTGACGTTTGCgtccatgtctgtgtttgttatAGTGAAGCACTTGGTGACACATTGCTGCGTTTTTAATTAAACCCTGGAGCCTGCAGCATAAACCTAATTTAAAACTCATCTTAGCTGTCGACCAGCCCGGAATTCTCTCATTAGACCGCTGTGATTTAAGACCGGcgcataaataaagtttgatggCTTTCCTgaatcaaaatgttttaaacatCAAGGTGTCTCTTTACATTGTACTTGGTATTGGCTTGCTGTTTGTGCTTCTGAAGCGCCATGCTGTGCTTATAGATGCTGTGGTTTGCGTTGCTGCTTCTTTGCCACAGCCCCACACTGTGTACTTGTTAAGAAATGACTGTTTATTTCCTGCACTGACCCCAACCCATGAACTCATGTATATGCACCTGCTTGCACAAGTTCTGTCTGTGTCAGCGTTTCGTTTTCCTGTTTTAAGTGGCCAAAAACGTGATGGGTTGTTAAAAAACTGTCCGGCTTCAAGTTAGATTAAACACAGTGCGTGAATTTAGCACTGGATCAATGACAGTGCTCTGCAAAATTTGTTCTCTTAAGTCGGTGTAATGTTGCTACCATAGTTTCTTACAATGACTTACAATTCtcttttgtgtgtttctatgtgtatgtacatactgtgtgtgtgtgtgtgtgtaggtgcaggGAATGTCGTTCATCGCGGCGGTGCTGATCCTAAACCTGGACACGGCCGATGCCTTCATAGCTTTTGCCAACCTGCTCAACAAGCCCTGTCAGATGGCCTTCTTTAGAGTCGACCACAGCCttgtcagtacacacacacacacagttacacagacacacaacctAGCCATGAAAACTGacaacacacacgtacattAGATTATTTCCGTGTTACATTTGTACCATCTGCTCCTCTTAACACTATAACACCACACTCAGTTGATTTCCTCATTATAAACGTGATGAAAAATTGATATCTAATTTTGACAGTTGTACATTGTGAAGCTTATCAGTATTTTTCAATGCATTTCGATGCCATAAAATCAACACTGATACCAAACCACTTCATATAGAATTGCTGAGTGTTGTTTTTCGATACCCAGTTCTAATTAAAACCAACACTTTCTGCTGTCTGACGTGGAAACCGAAGAAATCACTACCACTTTCTGTTTTGACAGATATAAACACGAGGGCTTCCACAGTCTTGACCAACCACTCGCACatcgcatcacacacacacacactccacaggCTGTTTACATATTGCTCAGCCGAACACTTCGGTTTACACACTGTTGTCCATTGCTGTAGATGACTCACTGCGCTGCATGTTGAGCAGAAccatgtggtttgtgtgtgtgtttgctgctctCTGTGACCACCTTCTCCCCTCTCCGCAGATGTTGACTTACTTTGCGGCATTTGAAGTGTTCTTTGAAGAAAACCTACCAAAGCTCTTTGCACATTTCAAGAAAAACAACTTGACCCCCGATATTTATTTAATCGACTGGTGAGTCTGGCGCTCTTCCTCTCCGCTTTTTAATATTCttcctttttccccctctttctccacgTTTCCTCTTATCTCTTCTCGAATGTGAGTGTCATTCtgtctttttacattttagaaatgACACAAGGACTACAAGATTAAATAGCAGACTTTTTAGCACACTGAAATGAGGGGAGCCATGTACAAAAAGGGCTGCGGTTCCTTAACTGTGCATATGATATGGCTGGAAATAGCCTCAAATTGAGGCGGACAATCTACACTTTAACCACTAgtcattgtgtcatttcacaCCTAGAGTAATAACAATATGGAGCCGAAATATCAGATAGCATTTCAGAATGTCAGGTGTGATGTTTCTGAGAACACAGGAtgggggggtgtgtgggtgtgtatgtgtgtttgtgtaggaaGGGGCTATGTCAGTGGTCTCTACCCACCTACTGTGGAAATGTCTAGAACAGTTTACTATAGAGAtgaggggcgtgtgtgtgtgaacaaaaaAGAACAGGATGTTGGCCACCGTTTTTGCTATATTTCTTCATTTGTGGTACACAAGCTGATGCACTTCAACAGAGTAATCAATGATTCCCATATGTTGATTACATTGGGGCAGACTGTCCAGGTAAATTAACAGCCATCCAGGCAGATTTTTGCAGTTCTATAATAATTTTGGGTGCTGTGATGCACAAAGCTGGCGTACAAACCTGGCATTCTGGGTGATGTACTTAAAACAAAAGATTTAGGTTGTTGTGTCCTCACTCAGGTCCTCTGAGCAGTCTCTGTTGGCTGTTCTTAGGTCAAATCTTACAGCAAAAGGTGATCATGCCTTCGACACTGGAAGGGATTCCCTGTAAATGCTATAATGACCAATACTTAAAACTCTTTTAGTAAGTAAAACTTTTAGTAAGTGCAAGTCTAGAATGGTGTTAAAGTAAAAGTACTTAATAATGTCGCAGTATATAGATAGTATACAGATAGAGTATTCCAAAAAACAGAAGTGCGATTGTTTCTTGTCTCCATTTTGCATTTGcgcttctgtttttctgtttagcATATTAACACAAAACCGATATGTCTCTCCcttctaccctctctctctgtccctccctccctccatccctccaggATCTTCACGCTGTACAGCAAGTCGCTGCCGCTGGACCTGGCGTGCCGCGTGTGGGACGTGTTCTGCCGAGACGGCGAGGAGTTCCTGTTCCGCACTGCGATGGGCCTGCTGCGCCTCTACCAGGAAGTGCTGACCTGCATGGACTTCATCCACATGGCCCAGTTCCTGACCCGCCTGCCCGACCTGGTCCCCGCCGAGCAGCTCTTCCAGCACATCGCCGCCGTACACATGACCAGCCGCAACCGGAAGTGGGGACAGGTAGGCTCACCGGATGATTGcagattatattattatagcCACGATTtggcatcatcatcaccagTTGGGaccatcaccattatttcaaaCATGCTAGGTGATGCCTCCTATTAGGGATgagacaatatatcgaaattcaatacattgcgatataaaaatgtgacaatacgtatcgtggggcagaaaaaatgaatcgtgatattagctccattttattctgctgtagtaatcacaaatgatatgcttgaccatcacaatttcacaagctctccatccaaatgatattattgtcactttgtaatgacatttttaaattgtagcagccaatgccattgctagaaagatttgtggctcagaaataaacatgattctgcacagtcagactttgttgtcattgaacttttatttattacatcgtatcgtggttgtattgaagcGTGAACAccatatcgtgtatcgaatcgtatcctGAGATAatcatatcgtcccatccctcctATATCCCAAAAATGGGATATAGGAGGGAAATCGGTGTATGATTAACACTTGGACCCCTCCCCTGCTGCATGCATTGTTCATGTACACAGATCAGTGTGGCATATCTGTCATCTCGTGTTCTCCCTCGTCTCCTCAGGTTCTGCAGGCCTTACAGAAGGACCAGGAGCGAGGCAGCCCGGTGCTGAAGCGCTGAGCTGAGATCAGAAGATCCACCAAAACCATCACACACTGAAGGACTCGACCAGTTTCCCCCTCCAGCCTCCGTTAAA
This region of Centroberyx gerrardi isolate f3 chromosome 23, fCenGer3.hap1.cur.20231027, whole genome shotgun sequence genomic DNA includes:
- the tbc1d14 gene encoding TBC1 domain family member 14 isoform X2 yields the protein MATPSLLLYIDRNLFAKKVKDSRPVEQRDPGWKLFGKVPPREGPIKDPKKIQKEYETKSGRAGPGNPPSPRQSVRKNLDFEPLSTTALILEDRPANLPAKPAEEAQKHRQQYEEMVAQAKKRELKEAQKRKKQLEDRCKLEESIGTAAQTWNQEILPNWSTMCTSRRVRDLWWQGVPPSVRGKVWSLAVGNDLNITHELYNICLSRAKEKWKNMPALASETEIEDAGSSDRESSLELIKLDISRTFPQLCIFQQGGPYYDVLHSILGAYTCYRPDVGYVQGMSFIAAVLILNLDTADAFIAFANLLNKPCQMAFFRVDHSLMLTYFAAFEVFFEENLPKLFAHFKKNNLTPDIYLIDWIFTLYSKSLPLDLACRVWDVFCRDGEEFLFRTAMGLLRLYQEVLTCMDFIHMAQFLTRLPDLVPAEQLFQHIAAVHMTSRNRKWGQVLQALQKDQERGSPVLKR